From the genome of Cololabis saira isolate AMF1-May2022 chromosome 4, fColSai1.1, whole genome shotgun sequence:
TTACTCGGCTTATTTGGCTGAagcttaaattaaattaagctGAAACAATAAAAGTTTTTTGCATCTGCAACTTAAGCTTGGTAAACAGAGCCAAGTTGTAGTATTTTACTGACAAATATATGCTTGCACTGGTTAACTCTGACTACAGAAGTTCTGTTTTTGGTTCCAAGTGGAGTTTAAAACGCAAATGCTGTAAAGTGTGTCTCAAATTTGTCTcaaatttgtctcaaatctgTTGTGCCTGCTcactttatatgtttcaccacgggaagtgggaaacgtcctctcgattccttgtatgtcttgacatgtgaagaattgacaataaagctactttgacttttGGTCACTTTAATTGGTATAAGAGACCTACATTGCACTGTGCCAGTATTGGATGTGTAGGGAAGCTTTAGATGGCTCCAAAGGCTTAAACGAGAGACACATTGACACTTGGCGCTTTTTACCAAGGTTTTACATCagtgtacagtacagaccaaaagtttggacacactttctcattaaaatggggaagtgtgtccaaacttttggtctgttaCTGAAGGTTCAGGGGAACTGCTCAGCCAGGAAGTGGCTTATGccatatggaggtagatttgtgtcttaattattaagattgcttcaatcaaaaaatatattttcaatcaaagaaaaaaagtggttgaatgcaaaaaatatatttgagacacaaaaaaatgcatttgaacactgtttttctttgattggaaatgttttctttgatagaagtgaagttttttttgtttgaagcaacttttttgattgaagtagtgttttttgtgtttgggccatattatgggtaggacatttgtgtctttatcatttaattaaaaaagaagttgcttcaaaaagaaaaaaatattttcgataaaaaaaataaatcacttcaataaaaaaactttttttcaatcaaagaaaaagtgtcttttttgattaaatgcattttgttgagcctcaaatattttttgcattcaaacactttctttctttgattgaaatctttttttttttattgaagtgatttttttttttaattgaaaatatattttttgattgaagcaacctttttttgattgaataattaagacacaaatctacctccatatggCATCAGCCACTTCCTGGCTGAGCAGTTCCCCTGAacctacagtacagaccaaaagtttggacacacttccccattttaatgagaaagtgtgttttttttaattgaataattaagacacaaatctacctccgtAACTGCTCAGCCAGGAAGTGGCTGATGTCAGGGATGGAAACGTTGGTGTAAAACAGGAAAGGGAaggtcatgtcgtccatgtgaGGTCAAAGTGAGTGAAGAGACCTCCACAACCCGCAGAGCAGCTCCTGCTTCACGGCCTGTCCCCCCACACCCGCAGACATGCCCCTGAACGCGGGCCACCCCGGCTACGGCAGCGTGCCGGGCACCGGGCCGCCGGGCACCGGCTCCTCGGACCTGGCGGCCCCGCTGCTCCtcccggagccggagccgcttCGTCAATGGAGACCCCTGAGCAGGGACGAGCTGGAGGCCGCGGCGGGGGGCCCCGGCTGGAGGAAGGCGCGCTGCTACCTGGTGGGGGTGTTCTGGCTCACCTGGCTGCTCCTCCTGGCCGCGTCCATCGCCATCATCGGCCTGAGCCCGCGGCCGGTCCCCGCGGAGCTGCAGTGGTGGCAGAGGGCGCTGTTCTCCCAGCTGCAGCCCGACCTGGAGCCCCGGGCCGGGGACGGAGTCAGCGGTGAGAGAGAGggacacagtttttttttttttttttaccaggttATTCCCATTGAGATCGAGGATCTATCTTTTTCAAGGGAGACCTGACCAAAAATGGCAGCCTTAAAAgttacagacaaaacaacaacagaaataaGGACAATGCAAAATACATCACAAAACAGTGCCAGTAAATaagttacaatacttatagtttagtttattttcggtcatgacacaaaaaaaataaaaaataaaaaaccaagaataaaactgacaacaagaaaacgttcaattgttcaaagaaaaaaagtttccagtatacaaataaacaaataacatctagaccgaaaaaggggtaggctgaagcaaagcttattatttgcctaccctcaaaaagattaattgaattaatacaataaaagcaaaaagtaagagaaagactgcccgtaaaacaaattgcctctgtagggataacaaacattcctcaaaaaataaaaaggattttttaaataaaggtgcagtctacatgttaccttcatccttaaaaaatcaaagcaaatcaccaattaaataaatacccaaatcaacatcaagccactcattaatttaatataaggaaatcatccttcttttcaatgtttttttaaggaCAAGTACCAATAGagtcatttaaaaatgcatttgtaaGAGCTTTAAAATCAGACTGACACTGATATTTTTAGCTTCAGGTCTTTTTTGCGGCTATTCCAAGCAAGTGGGGCAGAACAGCTGAAGGCTTTCTTCCCTAGATTGGTCCTTGCACTTGATACGGACAGCAGGATAGCATCATTTGACAGTGTTGGGCAAGCTACTTGGAAAGTGTAGTGAGCTAAGCTACTAGTTACTCTAATATTAAATGAAGCTTAACTACATCAATTTGATCATAGGCTATAACTACTGATGGCTTTCAAATTGATCagagaacaaatgtaaaatggaaGTTTACCTAATATAGCTTTGTATATGAACAAGTACCAATGACTAAGCCAGGAGGTTACATCTGAgtatagggttgccaactccctgtaaaataaataaggaacacctcatctgcagggccggccaacccgattgccttcaccgttcctggcgtggtgagtttttttagccccttttttgtgagtgaaacgattttttagaaagaaagcagaacattctgtaatagtgtacatttttagtgcaataacaaaattgcaaacagaaagtctgtataaatcttgtaaacatatttgtgcctcaaaggccatgactgtaggctacagttgtagtaaaacagaaaaaaataacttgtgaactcaacagctcaatgccattttccattggctttttttgactctcacagtaatacgggacaaagtgcgtcccttttcagctcaatacgggacgattccgattttcaagggacggttggcaaccctacatCTGAGGGAAAAGCTTATATGTGACTTTAAAACTCAGGAGAATTGAAATTTAATCAGTACAGATATAGTTTAAAACGAAGAGCCGCTGACGTTTGTCTGTCCGTCTTCCCCCTGGTGGTGATAGGCGGTAGTACACTCTGGAGAAACTAATATCTAAAGCCAGCGTGAAGTCTGACTCACTaaattcagcttttgttgaaacCACTTCCACTCGATGTTTATGTATTTCAGTGCTGTTGTATTTTATATCTTCATATTTagacaaacatttttttcttctccataaACACGAATAAATGTCAAAGTTCAGCTGTACCACCAACCACATCCTGGAAAGTGACCACAAACTAAACACATTTCTTGGATCACTGCACTCAGTAAAACAGGAGTCAGATACGTTTTTGAATAACTACATTTataaatagtttttatttagatAATCCAACACTTTAAGACTTGAAAAAAACAGTGAACGTGGCCATGTGAATACTTATGTTTGACATGAtggattaattaaaaacaaccTAATAGGTCAGAGAGAAAATATGCTTTAAAATATGCCACACAATTATTTCTCCTCAGGCATTGTGTATTATGAAGTACAAGTATTTAAATGCCCATAATATTAACATAAATTGTAACTTAAAAGAGTAACAGTGAAAAGAAAATGGTGAAGAGATGAGTTAGTAACGCTGTTTCTTTTCTCTCAAGCGGCGTGTGACCACTTCGGGTACATCAGGTCTTTGGGTATAGGGTCTGTTATCCTGAAGGGTGTGTTTCATAAGAGGCCGTCTCCCTCAAACATCACAGCCACCATGGAAAACTTGGAAACACTGGCTCAGATCCAGCATCTGCTCATAGAGGGTAACAAAGCAGGTGAGCAGTATGTTTTTCCTTCCTTAAGTCGGTCTGCGTGCTGCTTCGCTCTGCATTCAATTAATTTTTGATCCTGCAGATCTCAGAATGCTGTTAGACTTTTGTAACGTGGACCTGATGAGGATTCAGGAAGTTGCAGGTAACGCGGACGAGCCATCAAACCACTCGGCTACTGTGCAGGTAAAATCCACCCTCAGCTTTGGGTCAGTTCAATTTAGAtcttatttagatttttttttttttttttgattcccCCACAGCATACATTAAGGTTCTGGCTGGAGCGTGGTGTAGCAGGGTTTGTCATATGCGACACAGATGCAGCATATTCAGAAGAGGTAAGCACACTGATAGGGTTGAAATGTTGCTACAATCAAGTGTTTCCTTCAGCTGaattaattttaattgtatGAATATTTCAGATCTTGTTAGAATGGAGAAGCATCCTTGAGGAGTTCAGCGCCGAGGGGGAGGAGAGGTCGCGTTTCACTTTCAAATGCTAGTAGAAGCTGTTTTGCAGAGTAAATTCTGTGTCTAAACTTGTCTGAAAATGGTTTGTTTCCAGGATCGTGGTTGTGAAACAGACGGCAGATGTCCTGCGTCCCCTGAACGTCTCCAGCCGCAGCAATGATACGCTGATGAACATGGTCATGAGGTCCATTTTGCCGTACTCGCACCACAGTCTGTCTGCTTGGGAAGCGGCTGTTGCCATCGAGACACAGCTGCAAACAGTACAGGAGGACGTGTGGACGAGCTGGACTGTAAGACAGCTGTGTATAAAGCCCTCTCTCAGTTGTTTGGGTGATTAGAAAGATAATCAATACTGTTTCTGTGTGAACTTTGGGTATTAGTCAGTTCTTAATTTTCTTCAAAAAGGAGCATGCAATCCTAATAAATCTGACTCTTCATGATGTCATTTCACATCTGGAAATGCCATCAAATCATGGAtctttttattcaactttctcCTCCTACTAATGTTTGGACCAATTATCTTTATGATCATGAGAAGGctcaatataataataatttaattatcAGTAAACCTGACTTGATTTTTCACTTATACACTTTACTATGAAAGTCAAATGTCCATCACAGTCCACCAGCCTGACATCTTTAGTTTCACTCCTGCAGGTTGAAGGTGAAGCAGTTCATGAGCTGCAAAGGTTACTCCTGGTGCTGACGATGACTCTTCCAGGATCGCCCGTCATCCAGTTTGATGACGAGATTGATCAAACACAGGTAAAGGCTCATTTGAGACCGTATCACCAGTCAATCTCTGTAAAAGCTGATGATGTACAGTAAGATATCTTTCCTCTACACAGAAGTCTCTGAGGAGAAGCGCATCACACAGCGACAGAGATGAGCCTTTAGACAGAGTGAGTCACCCCATAATACATCTCCAAGTCAAGTAAAATTTTAGCATAATCTTTGTTTCTCAGTTGTCTCTACTGTCCCACTCCAGGACAAGAAGAAGACGAAACGTTCAGCTACTGCTCTGTTTACCACCCTCAGCCACTCCAAAGCCAGTGAAGAAGCTCTCCAGTTTGGTAGCTTCACTTTCCTCCCCTTCAACACCTCCTCAAActtttcctcttcctccaactccacTTCCCCCCCTTCGTTATCTCCTCCCATCCTGGCTTTCCTGCGTTCCTGGGGCTGCGTCCAGTTCCTTGTCCTGCTCAACGTCGGGCCCGAGTCCCAGCCCCTGGATCCTGCGTGGGCCCTGGGCCTGCCTGAAACTGGGGTGGTTGTGGCCGGCACTGGGATGAACCGCTGGGGTTCCACGTCTCTCCTCACGCTCACACTCCAGCCCCACGAAGCCATCGTGGTCAAACTGTTCAAGACGGGAAGCTATTCGTAGAGTTTCGATGTTGAATTTAGAAGGATGTGAGCTTTTCTTTCAATAAATACCagattttaaataataataattctgattATGTGTGAATAAAAAGATTCTGTGTGGCATATTTTCCTGCCTAATTTTCCCTTTTCAGTCCTGCAAGTACGTCAGTTTTAGATCAGCCTATTTACAGGAGTTAGTGTTTGAAAACCACTTGAAAGGGCTCATCTACTGTAGCATCTCTGGACTATGTAGTATGTATTTGTTGATTATACAAAAGTTTTTTGATAAAGTACAAAGAAATATGCtaagtaaatataaaaaaaagatgttacaaAGAGTGATGAAGCTCTTATTTAACTTCTGAATTTGTACTGAATGCGATACTTATTCTAAGGGTGAAACAGAATATTCACACATCGCAAAAAACCCAACAATTTGATACCACTGCAAATCCATTTCAGGTGTTTTGTTGATGTGAAAATTCACTAGACTGCTGTAAGTCAATATTATTGGCTGCTTAGAAAACAAAGTGTCTGAGCCATATTGATTATATCTGAATTTGAAAAGTTAGTGCTTCAAATCACTTGTGAAATGTTTGGTTGAGCATGAATGAGTTTGCACGTTCTCTGTTACACCAACACCAAATACATGCCTGTGAAGGTCATTGATCATTCGAAATGgacggtttgttttgttttgttttatttaggatccctattagcattagcaacagcattagctattcttcctggggtccgacatacacaaattaacactatacataacagacatacattatacatgacaaacaaaacaattataGACACGACTCCCTCAGTCATAAACAATACAGAGGataactaaatcaccatcattctcagacataaatacatagaaatgaaatcaaataaaaaacctTCATAaccaatacctgcctgaaatgaccttatcttagaattctttgaccacttttcacctttattatgatagggtttacactacctataaTTCTATTCAACCTTCACTCTGTTCCTTCTAAATGTCAAATCAAcattcattacattttaaaagatattgtttcaactgaaacttaaaccaatcttgcatgagaaatatgaactggtatagagttccagccaaccacGGCTCTGTGAAAAAAAGTTCTCTGAATCAGAGAAACCTGTTCTCACCCTTGGTAGTAGGAACCTCCTTTCTGATGTGATTCTTGTattgtaaccatggtgagcaAAATGATAATAGaatctgtcatacagttgtttctCTGAAAATTTAACAAAGTATACGTAGACCTTTGTCTTATAGATAACCAGCCTAGATTCTTATGCATGCTGGACACACTAGACCTATAAGGACAATAGAGCACAACGTGCAGCTTTATTTTGTGTCACTTGTCATTTCTTCACATTTTTAACTGAAGTATTGGACCAAACTACAAAACAATAATCCAGTTGCGACAAAACCAAAGCATTCAAAACCTGTCTCCTAACATCTAGAGATAAAAATAAGGAGATTCTTCTCACTAATGACACGCCTCTTCTCTCCATGACAGATTATGATCTAAAATTACACCCAACACCTTTGTCTCATAAACCTGTTCAACAGAAATATTATTTACATTCAATGTCAGTATTAGTTCAGGTTTAAATTGAtacttatgaatgaatgaatgaatgaaaaactttatttcgaacatgctaaaaaatatatatttaaaccaaagaacaatagttaaataataatcatgataaatacagtataatacaaatcataacaatcataaacaaaaacatgcctcactggcttttttttttttcttctttttttttttcctttttttgcatgctCGAAATGGACTTAGAACAAAGCAATATTGATTTTGTTTTGCCAACATTAAGAATGAATGTATTAACTTATCCATTCAGCTACTAATTCAATTCCTCCTGCAATGTTATTCAATTCACCTATTAAAGGAGCAATAGCATAAATTGTAGAATCATCCACATATGTAACAATATTAGATTTCTTTAAAACAAAGGACAATTCATCAATAAATATAGAGAATAATAATGGTCCTAAACAGCTCCCCtgtggaactccacatgtgacaTCTCTTATTTTTAATGCACTGCCATTAAAATAGACTATTTGTTTCCTGTTTAGTAGGTAGCTTTCCATCCATTTCAGTGCAGTAACCATAAAGCCATAATATTTCAACTTGTCTAATAACAAAGAATGATCAATAACATCAAAAGCTGAACTCAAATCAAGTAAAACTGCACCCACAAAATTTCTATTAACTAATTCACTCTGCCGTACTCTGCAGTACAAGTGGAATGACCAGATTTACATGCTGATTGCATgtatttaaattattaatttcaaaataagtttgaatttgattaaaaataatTCTCTCCATGATCTTTGCCAATGTAGGTAACAAACTTATAGGACGGCTATTAGATCCACAAAACGGTACTGCTAAATTCTTAGATAAAGGAACAACTTTTGCTATCTTCTATGCCTGTGGACAGACCCCTTTCCTGATGCTTAATGATATGGCATACAGGGACTGCAATTACATTGGATACCAGTTTTAGAAATTTAACATCCATATAATCTATACCAGTCTTTCCTTACATTTGTTAATTAGATGTTCCACCTCTAATGTAGTTATCTTTCAATGTTAAATTGacacattttattctttacaaTTAATTCCCTAATTATTTCTGTAGAAGTATCATTATTCATAGATTTCATATCTCTTCTTAAATTATTTACTTTATCATAAAAATATTGACTGAAATAGTTTTGCAATACATTCTGGTTTAGTTAAAAAAATTCCTTCCACTTCTAGAAATGAAGGGTTAGATTTTACTGTCCTTCCTGAAAGATTATTTACAAGTCCCCATAACTTTTTCTTATCATGCTTTATCTCCATAATTCTGTTTTCATAAAACTGgtgttttttcttcctgtttacTTTAGTCACGTAATTTCGTATTTTCCTATAAACTCGCCAGTCAGACTCATAAGATGACGATACTGCTACCTTTTTTGCTTCTTCCCTTTGTTTAATGAGTTGCCTTAATTCTTCATCTATCCAGGGTGATTTGCAATTCCTGACAGTATATTTTCTTAATGGGGCAGGTCTCTCAATCACCTGCAAAAATAATTCCATAAAAATATGAAGTGCCACATCAGGATTATCCTCATGTAATAGAGGTACCCAAGACATATTTTTAACATAATCCTTAAAAGACCTTTCACAGAAATTTCTCATTGACCTCCTAATTATTACTTTAGGACCAGATTTTGGAATCTTTGCTTTCCGGACAAACACCACCAAATTGTGGTCACTACATCCCACTGGGATAGATAATGCTTTAGAACATAAGTTACTACAATTTGTAAATATATGATCAAAAGGGGAAGAACTTCTAGTTCCATCTCTCCTCATACATATACGGTGTATACACGGTGTGGCTCTGCGAGCTGTCGAGGTTGCACCCACCTCACAGAATTACAGCAGAAAGAAAGCAGGCGTTAAGATGGATGTTTGCATCAGTTACCCACACGATGGGGCTGCAGGGCCACTCAGCGCAGCTGCACCTCTCATTTTAACTCCATCCATCCGCTGTCTAAACACGCTTCAGTCCTGCTCACTGAGGTGAACAACCATGGGCACTAACACTTTAGTCTTATGGTCAACTGAGGGTCACAAATCGCCCCAACGtgcatgttttttggactgaTGGGAGGAAGCCAGATTTTCCAATCTTACAACATATATTTAATTGGATTATAACTCTCCACTATGTTAAAATTAGTTTATCTTTCAACTCAAATTCCTTACTATTAATGTTGCTTACGCTTGTTTCCCACATGAACCAAACCAAAGGAAGTATTTCTAATAgtgtttttaaattatgtaaaaataaaaatagaataaactACCGCTTGGAGTGGTAACACCTATTTAAAATTTAGTTCAACAATACCTAATCTAATAGTATATACGGTAATCCAAATTTAAATGTTCGTATTGTACCAAACCTTTTTGTAATAACCTTTCTCAGCATAGACCTCAtaggagattaaaaaaaagagacagaatCTGCTCAGACAAGCTGcatattatttttgtttcacaTACAGACAAGTGAGACATTTTGCTTTCATCAGTGTTTCACATCAACAAATGTGTATCACAGAAGGAATACTTTTTTCCTGAACTGTATCCTTTCATTAATTTTAACAGATGTACAAACAAGAAGAATAAGGTGCCCAGCTGGGAGCTGGTTTGACCTGAGCTGATCGTGCAGAAGCAGATGCAGAAAGTCAAAgtgcaaaagaagaaaaaaaataagctaTCCGAGAACGCCTGTTGTTCTTACATCTTGGCATTCTGGTGCACAAACCGCAACAGACATCAAAATGAGAGGAATTTAAAACATCACAGCACAGTGAACTGGCATGAATCAAAACGTAAAAATCacatcaacaaaaagaaaaggtcTCAGTGCATTTCTGCAGCAGCAGATACGTTTAAAAGCGAAAGGCTCTCAAAACATTCACAATAATCATAGGCTGAAGAAGTGGGATCTCAAGTTTGTGCAACACAATCACTGGGACAGACCAATGCAGGTGTCAGAGGATTTATTTCAGGATAAAAGTGAC
Proteins encoded in this window:
- the si:dkey-202g17.3 gene encoding amino acid transporter heavy chain SLC3A2, whose protein sequence is MPLNAGHPGYGSVPGTGPPGTGSSDLAAPLLLPEPEPLRQWRPLSRDELEAAAGGPGWRKARCYLVGVFWLTWLLLLAASIAIIGLSPRPVPAELQWWQRALFSQLQPDLEPRAGDGVSAACDHFGYIRSLGIGSVILKGVFHKRPSPSNITATMENLETLAQIQHLLIEGNKADLRMLLDFCNVDLMRIQEVAGNADEPSNHSATVQHTLRFWLERGVAGFVICDTDAAYSEEILLEWRSILEEFSAEGEERIVVVKQTADVLRPLNVSSRSNDTLMNMVMRSILPYSHHSLSAWEAAVAIETQLQTVQEDVWTSWTVEGEAVHELQRLLLVLTMTLPGSPVIQFDDEIDQTQKSLRRSASHSDRDEPLDRDKKKTKRSATALFTTLSHSKASEEALQFGSFTFLPFNTSSNFSSSSNSTSPPSLSPPILAFLRSWGCVQFLVLLNVGPESQPLDPAWALGLPETGVVVAGTGMNRWGSTSLLTLTLQPHEAIVVKLFKTGSYS